The Nicotiana tabacum cultivar K326 chromosome 14, ASM71507v2, whole genome shotgun sequence genome contains a region encoding:
- the LOC107798337 gene encoding rac-like GTP-binding protein RHO1 — MSASRFIKCVTVGDGAVGKTCLLISYTSNTFPTDYVPTVFDNFSANVVVNGSTVNLGLWDTAGQEDYNRLRPLSYRGADVFILAFSLISKASYENVSKKWIPELKHYAPGVPIVLVGTKLDLRDDKQFFIDHPGAVPITTAQGEELRKTIGAPAYIECSSKTQQNVKAVFDAAIKVVLQPPKTKKKKGKSQKSCSIL, encoded by the exons atgagTGCTTCAAGGTTTATCAAGTGTGTTACGGTGGGTGATGGTGCTGTTGGCAAAACTTGTCTTTTGATTTCATACACCAGCAATACTTTCCCTACG GATTACGTGCCCACTGTGTTCGACAATTTCAGTGCAAATGTGGTTGTCAATGGGAGCACTGTCAACCTAGGGTTGTGGGATACTGCCG GACAGGAGGATTACAATAGGTTAAGACCTCTGAGTTACCGTGGAGCCGATGTCTTCATTTTGGCATTCTCTCTCATTAGTAAAGCCAGCTATGAGAATGTATCCAAGAAG TGGATTCCTGAGTTGAAGCACTATGCTCCTGGTGTCCCAATAGTTCTTGTTGGAACAAAACTTG ATCTTCGGGATGATAAGCAATTCTTCATAGACCACCCCGGTGCTGTGCCAATTACTACTGCTCAG GGTGAGGAGCTAAGGAAAACTATTGGTGCACCTGCTTACATCGAATGTAGTTCAAAAACACAACAG AATGTGAAAGCAGTCTTTGATGCAGCCATTAAGGTCGTCCTCCAGCCGcctaaaacaaagaaaaagaaggggAAATCACAAAAGTCCTGCTCGATATTGTGA